Proteins from one Vanessa atalanta chromosome 15, ilVanAtal1.2, whole genome shotgun sequence genomic window:
- the LOC125069292 gene encoding uncharacterized protein LOC125069292, producing MSQLASELIATQIKMFKLVVLSVVLALAVAEPSAIASLWGGHLAAPWGAALAAPWGAAVAAPVALGAPIGAYNYRGPLSLAPGQPANILAADGRPLDTLSVNVDRAAHLTAKALDHVGAHLLKKRSIVGAPLVAAPLGWHGVAAARVIAPVAAAPIAALGWGHGVPLGHAW from the coding sequence ATGTCACAGTTAGCTTCTGAACTGATAGCAACACAGATCAAAATGTTCAAACTGGTGGTGTTGTCTGTTGTACTGGCTTTGGCCGTAGCTGAGCCCAGCGCCATCGCTTCTTTATGGGGAGGACACTTAGCTGCTCCTTGGGGCGCTGCACTTGCCGCTCCTTGGGGTGCTGCAGTCGCCGCTCCTGTTGCTTTGGGCGCTCCTATCGGTGCGTACAACTACAGAGGCCCACTGTCACTCGCCCCTGGACAGCCTGCTAATATCTTGGCTGCCGACGGCAGGCCACTTGATACCCTGAGTGTTAACGTAGACCGTGCCGCTCATTTGACCGCGAAAGCTCTTGACCATGTCGGTGCTCATCTATTGAAGAAGAGATCAATCGTCGGCGCTCCTTTGGTAGCAGCTCCTTTGGGCTGGCATGGTGTCGCTGCTGCTCGCGTTATTGCACCCGTTGCCGCTGCACCTATTGCCGCTTTGGGATGGGGACACGGTGTACCCTTGGGACACGCTTggtga